DNA sequence from the Candidatus Zixiibacteriota bacterium genome:
GCAAGTCCCTGTGAGATATCGATCTGCGCGGCCTCGGCAGCCCATGACAACATAAAAGCCGCGCCGAAAATAGCAACACCGGATATAATCGCGCCGGTAATCGGAGAAATGTGAGCGTGTGTCAACCCTAGCCACGAACCGGGCAGTGTGCTAACAATCGCAAGTATTAGTATAATATAGAGCGATGGCGTAATCGCATAGTGCTCCCGCTCATGACTCATGTATAATTATCAATCCCTTCCCTGTCCTTTAAATAATAACAGATTCTCTGTCAGCCGCGAATTATCATGTTGACAATATCTTTACGAAGCAACACACCGACAAGGTTGTCGTTTTCGGTTACGAAGACGCGGCGGACATCTTTGAAAATCATCATCGCCGCGACTTCGACGATGCGTGTCTCGGGCGTCGTGACTTCGTATTCTTTGCGATATAACTGAGCTACCTTGATTTTATCCTGCTGCTTGAGCAGTTCCTCAAAGGGCTCTACTTCCATTGAATAATTTAGATTCGAAATAAGCGATTTGTAATCCGGCAAGGCCGCCTTTATAAGGTCGCGGTCGTTGATGATACCGATAAGTTTGTTTTTATCATCAACGACCGCCAAGCCAGACAGTCGATAACGGAACATCCGATTGGCAACTTCGCGAAGGCTGTCATCGGGAGTAACGCAGGCGACATCATGACGCATGACATCTTTGACCATAAGTTCCTTGTCTATTGTGACATTTGCATCGGATATGAGCTTTATCAGGTCGGCCGATTTTTCAGCGGTAAGAATATTGTTCATAATGCCGGGTTTGCGCGCAAACGAAGCTAGTCCGGAGAGAGTTTGCAAATAAAGCTTTGCGATAGTCGAAGGAGTTAAGAGCAGACACACTACTTTGAGCGGCTCATTGTCGACAGTTTTGGCGCTCAATCCCTGTTTTGAAAGGCCAATGAGAATGTACATCTCGCTTACGGCATCGGTTCGCGCATGAGGAAAAGCAAAGCCGTGTCCGTATGCGGTACTTTCGATCTCTTCTCGCTCGAGAACAGAACGCACGACTTCATCGTAATCAAATTTTACCCCCTCGCTTTTTAACAAATCGAGCAGTTCTTTGACGGCGTCGATAAGCGTGCCGGCATGCAGCTTCATATTTATCCGGCGTTCGGCAAGCAAATTCGCAAGTTTCATTCTCTGACTCCCTGGGATGACGACTGTGTGCCCAATGCTTCGGCGTTTTCTCGTGCGCGAAATGTTCTCGGAGCCGCAACGCCGCCCGAAACAATAAATTTAATCCCATCCTCGATACTTATATCCACAACAGTCACATCCTCGGACGGGACAAGAATTATCATTCCCGAAAGAGGTGTGGGCGTTGACGGAATGAAAACAGAAATCAGCCTTGATGTCTTCTCCGCCATCGTCATCTCCATTCGGTTGGTAACAAATCCTATACTATATATTCCCTTGCGGGGATATTCCACAATAACGACGTCATCGAAAGACTTCTCGCCAGATGATGTCATCGCTTCCAGCAACTGTTTCACGGACGAGTAAATCGGGCGAATCAACGGCAGTTTCGCGAGTATAGCTTCCCACACACGGTAGAATTGATTACCAAGGAAGTTTCGAGTAAGTATGCCGGCAGTAAAAATGAGCAGAATGGTGGCAAGAAGTCCAAGCCCGGGGATATAAAAGCCGAAAAGACGCTCAATGAGCGGGCTCAGAACGCCGTCAATTGTCTGGAAAAGAAATTTCAGCACAAGGACGGTGATGATAAATGGAACCACCACCAGAACGCCGCTGAGAAAATACCGCTTGATGAGATTAAGGAGCTTTTTCATCTCTTTTGCCGACAGCCATAACTAAGCCGCCAGCCGGACGAGTATACAAGAGGCAACTCGAATTGTCAACTCGATATCCACAGGTCTTCGCAAGCCGTAAATGGAACAAGAATTATTTGACCGGAAAGCCGAAAACAGACGGTAAATTCGCCACAAATGCGACAAGCGGCGCCGGATACACACCAAAGAGAATAAGACTGCTGGCGCACACAAGCATAACGCATTGGAGCGCTAAAGATGGCCTATGCTGAAATGGGGCCGAAACAAAATCTGGCCGCTTGACAAAAAAGCTCCTGATAATTCTGATAACCGCGAGCAGTCCAAAAAACGAAGACAGTATTATTACCGCATAGAGAAGATACAGCCAAGCAAAACGTCCGTCACTCGCCGCTATTCTAAAACCTTCCTGAAGCAGATCGAAGCGTGAGATGAACCCTGCCGTGGGAGGAACACCGATCATGGCGAGAAGAAAAATAATCAGTGAAATAGTGGCCGATGGCGAGTCATGATACAAACCACTGATAGTGACTGAAGAGCCAAGTTCCTGTTTCTGACGAAGAAATCCGGTAATCGCCAATGCGCCGAGAAAAGGGAGTGTCTGAATTATAAGAGTGAAGCCAA
Encoded proteins:
- a CDS encoding CBS domain-containing protein, producing MKLANLLAERRINMKLHAGTLIDAVKELLDLLKSEGVKFDYDEVVRSVLEREEIESTAYGHGFAFPHARTDAVSEMYILIGLSKQGLSAKTVDNEPLKVVCLLLTPSTIAKLYLQTLSGLASFARKPGIMNNILTAEKSADLIKLISDANVTIDKELMVKDVMRHDVACVTPDDSLREVANRMFRYRLSGLAVVDDKNKLIGIINDRDLIKAALPDYKSLISNLNYSMEVEPFEELLKQQDKIKVAQLYRKEYEVTTPETRIVEVAAMMIFKDVRRVFVTENDNLVGVLLRKDIVNMIIRG
- a CDS encoding DUF502 domain-containing protein; the protein is MKKLLNLIKRYFLSGVLVVVPFIITVLVLKFLFQTIDGVLSPLIERLFGFYIPGLGLLATILLIFTAGILTRNFLGNQFYRVWEAILAKLPLIRPIYSSVKQLLEAMTSSGEKSFDDVVIVEYPRKGIYSIGFVTNRMEMTMAEKTSRLISVFIPSTPTPLSGMIILVPSEDVTVVDISIEDGIKFIVSGGVAAPRTFRARENAEALGTQSSSQGVRE